From Candidatus Sphingomonas colombiensis, one genomic window encodes:
- a CDS encoding carbon-nitrogen hydrolase family protein — protein sequence MKIALAQTTTGIDPARNAAELVEAVHVAARGGAAMLFTPEMSGLLDRDRARAAVSIVDEGEDRVLGAVRAAAAETGIWVELGSLALRGADGRFANRSFVIDATGRIRARYDKLHLFDVDLPTGERWRESAAYAPGSSAVVVDTPLGRMGLSICYDLRFAGLYAALSDAGATMLSIPAAFTRPTGAAHWHVLMRARAIESAAFVIAAAQTGTHEDGRQTYGHSLVVDPWGDVLLDMQDAPGVGFAELDPAVVDAVRARVPVIDHRRAIPPVEVMP from the coding sequence GTGAAGATCGCGCTTGCCCAGACGACGACGGGTATCGATCCAGCACGTAATGCCGCTGAACTGGTCGAGGCCGTCCATGTCGCCGCGCGCGGCGGCGCGGCGATGCTATTCACTCCCGAAATGTCCGGCCTGCTCGATCGCGATCGGGCGCGGGCCGCTGTGTCGATCGTGGATGAAGGGGAGGATCGCGTGCTCGGCGCGGTTCGTGCGGCAGCGGCCGAGACTGGCATCTGGGTTGAGCTCGGTTCGCTCGCGCTGCGCGGGGCGGATGGGCGCTTCGCCAACCGCAGTTTTGTGATCGACGCGACGGGCCGGATACGGGCGCGTTACGACAAGCTCCATCTGTTCGACGTTGATCTGCCTACGGGGGAACGCTGGCGCGAGTCAGCGGCTTATGCCCCCGGCTCCTCCGCGGTGGTGGTGGATACCCCGCTCGGCCGGATGGGATTGAGCATCTGTTATGATTTGCGCTTCGCCGGCCTTTATGCGGCCCTGAGCGATGCGGGCGCGACGATGCTCAGCATCCCGGCGGCGTTCACGCGCCCAACCGGCGCGGCGCATTGGCATGTGCTGATGCGCGCACGCGCGATCGAATCCGCCGCATTCGTGATCGCCGCGGCACAGACCGGAACGCATGAGGATGGCCGCCAAACCTACGGGCATTCGCTGGTGGTGGATCCGTGGGGCGACGTGTTGCTCGATATGCAGGACGCGCCCGGCGTTGGTTTTGCCGAGCTCGATCCGGCTGTGGTGGACGCGGTGCGCGCGCGCGTTCCGGTGATCGACCATCGCCGTGCGATCCCGCCCGTCGAGGTGATGCCGTGA
- a CDS encoding DUF1178 family protein, translating into MIVFDLRCPSEHVFEVWFASSEAFEDQQRRGLIACPICGANDISKAVMAPRVSPKGDRAAAPAPEQVKQALETLAAAQAKALEGSRWVGNRFAEEARSMYLGEREHAPIHGQATPAEAKALVDEGVPVAPLPFPTRPPDTLN; encoded by the coding sequence GTGATCGTTTTCGATCTGCGTTGCCCGTCCGAACATGTCTTCGAAGTGTGGTTTGCCTCGTCGGAGGCGTTTGAGGATCAGCAGCGTCGTGGGCTGATCGCCTGCCCGATATGTGGGGCCAACGATATCTCCAAAGCGGTGATGGCGCCGCGCGTTTCGCCGAAGGGGGATCGCGCTGCGGCGCCCGCACCTGAACAAGTGAAGCAAGCGCTGGAAACGCTTGCGGCGGCGCAAGCCAAGGCATTGGAAGGTTCGCGCTGGGTGGGGAATCGGTTCGCGGAGGAGGCGCGGTCGATGTATCTGGGGGAGCGCGAACATGCCCCGATTCACGGTCAGGCTACCCCGGCAGAAGCGAAAGCGCTGGTCGATGAAGGGGTTCCCGTCGCGCCGCTGCCATTCCCGACGCGTCCGCCAGATACGCTGAACTGA
- a CDS encoding SWIB/MDM2 domain-containing protein: protein MATTTKSGGIHAPVQPSAELGAIVGNDKLPRSQVISKVWDYIKSHNLQNPENKREILADEKLKKVFGRDKCTMFEMNKYISQHVKA from the coding sequence ATGGCTACGACTACCAAGAGCGGCGGCATCCACGCCCCCGTCCAACCCTCGGCGGAGTTGGGCGCGATCGTCGGCAACGACAAGCTGCCCCGCAGCCAGGTAATCAGCAAGGTGTGGGACTATATCAAGTCGCACAACCTGCAGAATCCGGAAAACAAGCGCGAAATCCTCGCAGACGAAAAGCTGAAAAAGGTCTTCGGCCGGGACAAGTGCACGATGTTCGAGATGAACAAGTACATCTCCCAGCACGTCAAGGCCTAA
- a CDS encoding TonB-dependent receptor, with the protein MTKSTLLAASALTLAFAAPAWAQEAQTGTGTMPQDIVVTAQRQSQTLQQVPIAVSAFTAEALQKQQIDNASDLQLTLPNITFSKGNFTGSSFTIRGIGDLCVGISCDAATAIHLNGSPLLATRIFETEYFDLERVEVLRGPQGTLFGRNATSGVINFITAKPRTDKFAASGDAEYGNYNSVRAKGMINVPLGDTLAVRLAGFYLNRDGYTTNVYNGQKLDGRDMWSVRGSIRWEPSIDTTVDLVGSYFSEKDNRLRIQKQLCQTDPTGVLGCLNNRLDAGRTNTNSTFTGTLGSAQFLSFNGIPAPTAFGLNSIYGADSYSGNPILTDPRQVYTAYTPTYSTDELQLQGRIEHNFGSIKAQLTGFYHTTYVNSSQDYNLGVQNRALIQPALNTLAAAAAGGIPGLPASYFSPIASALIPNGPAGPVCTSLAETTGLGAYGGYKTCSNVPLAFDRSTQKTRDWSAEAIISSNFDGKFNFLLGGIYVDGKVTNGDYYVNAFAIDYIAGLLGSFTSLGNGLPPAYLATPFFRNATAEFGLKSYGIFGETYYNFTDRLKLTLGLRYNNDKKNVVSRSTLASFLTPYTQTGSAFNSPYFAGYDVDPVTPGIQPFAIRNKTFDRMTGRAVLNYEIDKSHMLYASYSRGYKSGGFNPPVQVPGLTVPDSFAPEQIDAFEIGSKNTFDGGRFTLNLTGFYYKYKGLQLSRIVARTSINDNVDADIYGVEAEAFFRPAPDWSINMGGSYLHTKVTSSKLFVNQRDPGGGRADAVIIKDITNGSNCAIIPTVAGNAAASNGFLAAANTYINGNTFSGGVPTPRTGANPNTAPLQTSTFAFPADGNIKSTGAFSVCSVLSALSATPGSGVQVLTDGVAQSIKGNELPQAPVVKFSAGIEKTFNFSNGMNIVPRFDVTYTGESYANIFNGRVNRIQGYEVANAQIQLNGANDRWYLRGFIQNIFNNSATTGEYLTDQSSGLFTNIFTLEPRRYGVAAGFKF; encoded by the coding sequence ATGACTAAATCCACGTTGCTCGCCGCGTCTGCTTTGACGTTGGCGTTTGCCGCTCCGGCCTGGGCCCAGGAAGCCCAAACAGGAACCGGCACGATGCCGCAGGACATCGTCGTCACCGCGCAGCGGCAATCGCAAACACTGCAACAGGTGCCGATCGCAGTCTCCGCCTTCACGGCCGAAGCGCTGCAGAAGCAACAGATCGACAACGCGTCCGATCTGCAGCTCACCCTGCCGAACATCACCTTCTCCAAAGGCAACTTTACCGGATCGAGCTTTACGATCCGCGGCATCGGCGATCTTTGCGTCGGCATTTCGTGCGACGCGGCGACCGCGATTCACCTGAACGGCTCCCCGCTGCTCGCCACCCGCATCTTCGAGACCGAATATTTCGATCTAGAGCGTGTCGAGGTGCTGCGCGGTCCGCAGGGCACCCTGTTCGGTCGCAACGCCACCTCGGGCGTGATCAACTTCATCACCGCAAAACCCCGCACCGATAAGTTCGCCGCTTCCGGCGATGCTGAATATGGCAATTACAACTCCGTTCGGGCCAAGGGGATGATCAACGTCCCGCTCGGCGACACGCTCGCCGTGCGCCTCGCCGGCTTCTATCTCAACCGCGATGGCTATACGACCAACGTATATAATGGCCAGAAGCTTGACGGTCGCGACATGTGGTCGGTGCGCGGCTCTATCCGCTGGGAGCCTTCGATCGATACGACCGTCGACCTGGTCGGCAGCTATTTCAGCGAAAAAGACAATCGTCTGCGCATTCAGAAGCAGCTCTGCCAGACCGATCCGACCGGTGTGCTCGGCTGCCTCAACAACCGGCTGGATGCAGGTCGAACAAATACCAATTCCACCTTTACCGGCACGCTCGGAAGCGCCCAGTTCCTCAGCTTCAACGGGATTCCGGCACCGACGGCGTTCGGCCTGAACTCGATCTATGGCGCGGACAGCTATTCCGGCAACCCGATCCTGACCGATCCTCGTCAGGTTTATACTGCTTATACGCCGACCTATTCCACCGACGAATTGCAACTGCAGGGACGCATTGAGCACAATTTCGGATCGATCAAGGCTCAGCTGACCGGTTTTTACCATACCACTTACGTCAATTCCTCGCAGGACTATAACCTCGGCGTTCAGAACCGTGCGCTGATCCAGCCCGCATTGAACACGCTGGCCGCCGCGGCCGCAGGTGGTATTCCGGGTCTTCCGGCAAGCTATTTCAGTCCGATCGCTTCGGCTTTGATCCCCAATGGTCCGGCCGGCCCGGTCTGCACGTCGTTGGCGGAAACAACCGGCCTCGGCGCCTATGGCGGCTACAAAACCTGCTCAAACGTCCCGCTCGCGTTCGACCGCTCGACGCAGAAGACGCGCGACTGGTCGGCGGAGGCGATCATCTCGTCTAACTTCGACGGGAAGTTCAACTTCCTGCTGGGCGGCATCTATGTCGACGGCAAGGTCACCAACGGCGATTACTATGTCAACGCGTTCGCTATCGACTATATCGCCGGATTGCTGGGCAGCTTTACGTCACTCGGAAATGGCTTGCCCCCCGCATATTTGGCGACCCCGTTCTTCCGCAACGCCACTGCCGAATTCGGCCTTAAGTCGTACGGGATATTCGGTGAAACTTACTACAATTTCACCGACAGGCTGAAACTGACCTTGGGTTTGCGCTACAACAACGACAAGAAAAATGTTGTCTCTCGTTCAACATTGGCAAGCTTTCTGACGCCCTATACGCAAACCGGGAGCGCATTTAATTCGCCATATTTCGCCGGCTATGATGTCGATCCGGTTACGCCTGGAATTCAACCGTTCGCCATCCGCAATAAAACTTTCGATCGCATGACCGGTCGGGCGGTGCTGAACTATGAGATCGACAAGAGCCACATGCTCTATGCGTCATATTCGCGCGGCTACAAATCGGGTGGCTTTAACCCGCCGGTGCAGGTCCCTGGCCTGACGGTGCCCGACTCCTTCGCCCCGGAACAGATCGACGCATTCGAGATCGGTTCGAAGAATACATTCGACGGCGGCAGATTCACGCTGAACCTCACTGGGTTCTACTATAAATACAAAGGCCTGCAGCTCAGCCGGATCGTGGCACGCACCTCGATCAACGACAATGTCGACGCCGACATCTATGGCGTCGAAGCGGAAGCCTTCTTCCGGCCCGCACCCGATTGGTCAATCAACATGGGAGGAAGCTACCTCCACACCAAGGTGACCTCCAGCAAGCTGTTCGTGAACCAGCGCGATCCGGGCGGCGGCCGTGCCGACGCCGTGATCATCAAGGATATCACCAACGGCTCGAACTGCGCCATCATCCCGACAGTTGCGGGGAATGCGGCCGCCAGCAACGGCTTCCTTGCCGCCGCAAACACCTATATCAACGGGAACACCTTCTCCGGTGGCGTGCCGACGCCGCGCACTGGGGCAAATCCGAATACCGCCCCACTGCAAACCAGCACATTCGCATTCCCGGCAGACGGGAACATCAAGTCGACTGGCGCATTCAGCGTCTGCTCGGTTCTATCTGCTCTCTCCGCGACGCCGGGCAGCGGCGTCCAAGTTCTAACGGACGGCGTTGCGCAAAGCATCAAGGGCAATGAACTGCCACAGGCGCCGGTGGTGAAATTCTCCGCCGGCATCGAGAAGACGTTCAACTTCTCGAACGGGATGAATATCGTCCCGCGCTTTGATGTCACCTACACCGGCGAAAGCTACGCCAACATCTTCAACGGCCGGGTCAACCGTATTCAGGGCTATGAAGTGGCCAATGCGCAAATTCAGCTCAATGGCGCGAATGACCGCTGGTATCTCCGTGGGTTCATCCAGAACATCTTCAACAATAGCGCTACCACTGGCGAATATTTGACGGATCAATCGTCCGGCCTGTTCACCAATATCTTCACGCTTGAGCCACGTCGCTATGGCGTGGCGGCTGGGTTCAAGTTCTGA
- the folE gene encoding GTP cyclohydrolase I FolE — translation MNDYTPNDRRGPDGKIEVPDAVAEAVRTLLRWAGDDPMREGLLDTPHRVARAWREYCAGYADDPAHHLAKVFEEVGGYDEIVLLKDIPFQSHCEHHMAPIIGKAHIAYLPKNHVVGISKLARVLHAFARRLQVQERLTAEVADCIWNGLKPQGVAVVIEASHACMTARGVRTPGVTMVTSRMMGVFRDDERSRKEVLALMGQGG, via the coding sequence GTGAATGATTATACCCCTAACGATCGGCGGGGGCCGGACGGCAAGATCGAAGTGCCTGATGCCGTAGCGGAAGCTGTGCGCACGCTGCTCCGCTGGGCCGGTGATGATCCCATGCGCGAGGGGCTGCTCGATACGCCGCATCGCGTCGCGCGGGCATGGCGCGAATATTGCGCCGGCTATGCGGACGACCCCGCGCATCATCTGGCGAAAGTGTTCGAAGAGGTCGGAGGTTATGACGAAATCGTCCTGTTGAAGGACATTCCGTTCCAATCGCATTGCGAACATCACATGGCGCCGATCATCGGCAAGGCGCACATCGCCTATCTGCCCAAGAATCATGTCGTCGGCATTTCGAAGCTGGCGCGCGTGCTCCACGCCTTCGCGCGGCGCTTGCAAGTGCAGGAGCGGCTGACGGCGGAGGTCGCCGATTGCATCTGGAACGGGCTGAAGCCGCAGGGCGTCGCCGTCGTGATCGAGGCCAGCCACGCCTGTATGACCGCGCGCGGCGTGCGTACCCCCGGCGTGACGATGGTGACGAGCCGAATGATGGGCGTGTTCCGCGATGACGAGCGCAGCCGCAAGGAGGTGCTGGCGCTGATGGGGCAGGGCGGCTGA
- a CDS encoding SDR family oxidoreductase, giving the protein MGRTVLVTGGARRLGAAIVRAVAAAGHRPVIHFGTSCADAEALASETGAVTVSGDLADLADVPALFARAVNAAGGVIDGLVNSASAFEFDRPEKVDSALALRLHAINCIAPALLAQALAAQPGLEDGAVVNLLDQKLANPNPDFFSYSLTKYALAGATEMMAQALAPHVRVNAVSPGLTLPSGDQSAAEFDRVARANLLKRPVGAAEVARAIVYLLDAPSVTGQNLFVDCGQRFLKRDGDVMFEGRDG; this is encoded by the coding sequence ATGGGGCGCACCGTCCTGGTCACCGGCGGTGCGCGGCGACTGGGCGCGGCGATCGTCCGCGCCGTCGCGGCGGCGGGTCACCGGCCGGTGATCCATTTCGGGACATCGTGTGCTGATGCGGAAGCGCTGGCGAGCGAGACGGGCGCGGTGACCGTTTCGGGCGATCTGGCTGATCTGGCGGACGTGCCTGCGCTGTTCGCCCGTGCGGTGAATGCGGCGGGCGGCGTGATCGACGGGCTGGTGAACAGCGCCTCGGCGTTCGAGTTCGATCGGCCGGAGAAGGTCGATTCGGCGTTGGCGCTCCGTCTCCATGCGATCAATTGCATCGCGCCCGCGCTGCTCGCACAGGCGCTTGCGGCGCAGCCGGGGCTGGAGGATGGGGCGGTGGTCAATCTGCTCGATCAGAAGCTGGCCAACCCGAATCCGGATTTCTTCTCTTACAGCCTCACCAAATATGCGTTGGCGGGGGCTACCGAGATGATGGCGCAGGCACTGGCACCGCACGTGCGGGTTAACGCCGTATCGCCGGGGCTGACCTTGCCGAGCGGCGATCAAAGCGCGGCGGAGTTCGATCGTGTCGCCCGCGCCAACCTGCTCAAGCGTCCGGTGGGGGCGGCGGAAGTGGCGCGCGCGATCGTCTATCTGCTCGACGCGCCCAGCGTCACCGGCCAGAATTTGTTCGTCGATTGCGGGCAGCGATTCCTGAAACGCGATGGTGACGTGATGTTCGAAGGGCGTGATGGCTGA
- a CDS encoding dihydroneopterin aldolase produces the protein MAEYTTILDGLELQMQLGIHPHEAVPQRVFLTVEMTVDYPAPPHCDEIGEVLDYDFVREGIRALTEKRGFALQETLVEAVAALCFDDPRVRRVRVRSMKPDVYPDAAVGCEIDRTR, from the coding sequence ATGGCTGAATATACGACGATCCTGGATGGGCTAGAACTGCAGATGCAACTCGGCATCCATCCCCATGAAGCGGTGCCGCAGCGGGTTTTCCTGACAGTGGAGATGACGGTCGATTATCCCGCGCCGCCGCACTGCGACGAGATCGGCGAGGTGCTCGACTACGATTTCGTGCGTGAGGGCATTCGCGCGCTGACGGAGAAGCGCGGCTTCGCGTTGCAGGAAACGCTGGTGGAGGCGGTCGCGGCGCTGTGCTTCGATGATCCGCGCGTGCGGCGGGTGCGGGTCCGTTCGATGAAGCCGGATGTGTATCCAGATGCCGCCGTGGGGTGTGAGATCGACCGCACCCGCTGA
- the ettA gene encoding energy-dependent translational throttle protein EttA: protein MAVQYTYVMKGLTKTFPGANKPVLNNIHLQFIPGAKIAIIGPNGAGKSTLMKIMGGIDTEFSGEAWAADGIRVGYLPQEPQLDPTKTVIENVRMGAGPVVGMIERFNAISAEMGDPKDDTDFDALMEEMGDLQAKIDAADGWSLDSQLEQAMEALRCPPSDNPVTNLSGGERRRVALCKLLLEKPDILLLDEPTNHLDAESVGWLENFLKEYTGNVILVTHDRYFLDNVVNWVLELDRGRYYTYESNYSGYLEKKAKRLEQEEREEAGKQKAIADELAWMRQTPKARQTKSKARIRAFDELMAAQENRAVGKAQILIQIPERLGGKVIEAKGLTKAYGDKLLFENLDFMLPPGGIVGVIGPNGAGKSTLFKLITGQEQPDGGTIDVGQTVKLGYVDQSRDDLDPNKNVWEEISDGLDIFRFGKQELGTRAYVGAFNFRGPDQQKKVGQLSGGERNRVHMAKMLKEGGNVLLLDEPTNDLDVETLRALEEALESFAGCAVVISHDRFFLDRLCTHILAFEGDSHVEWFEGNFESYEEDKRRRMGDAADRPTRLAYKKLTR, encoded by the coding sequence ATGGCCGTGCAATATACCTATGTCATGAAGGGTCTGACCAAGACCTTCCCCGGCGCCAACAAGCCGGTACTCAACAATATCCATCTGCAGTTCATTCCCGGCGCGAAAATCGCGATCATCGGGCCGAACGGCGCGGGCAAATCGACGCTCATGAAGATCATGGGCGGGATCGATACCGAGTTCAGCGGCGAAGCCTGGGCGGCCGACGGAATCCGCGTCGGCTATCTGCCGCAGGAGCCGCAGCTCGATCCCACCAAGACGGTGATCGAGAACGTCCGCATGGGCGCCGGCCCGGTTGTCGGCATGATCGAGCGGTTCAACGCCATCTCGGCCGAAATGGGCGATCCGAAGGACGACACCGATTTCGACGCGCTGATGGAGGAAATGGGCGATCTTCAGGCGAAGATCGACGCCGCCGACGGCTGGAGCCTCGACAGCCAGCTCGAACAGGCGATGGAGGCATTGCGCTGCCCGCCCTCCGACAATCCGGTGACCAATTTGTCCGGCGGCGAGCGTCGCCGCGTGGCGTTGTGCAAGCTGCTGCTTGAGAAGCCGGATATCCTGCTGCTCGACGAGCCGACCAACCACCTCGACGCAGAAAGCGTGGGCTGGCTGGAGAATTTCCTGAAGGAATATACCGGCAACGTCATCCTCGTCACCCACGATCGCTACTTCCTCGACAATGTCGTGAACTGGGTGCTCGAGCTCGATCGCGGGCGTTATTACACCTACGAATCGAATTATTCGGGCTATCTGGAGAAGAAGGCCAAGCGGCTGGAGCAGGAGGAGCGCGAGGAGGCCGGCAAGCAGAAGGCGATCGCCGACGAACTCGCCTGGATGCGCCAGACCCCCAAGGCCCGGCAGACCAAGTCAAAGGCGCGTATCCGCGCGTTCGACGAGCTGATGGCTGCGCAGGAAAACCGCGCCGTCGGCAAGGCGCAGATCCTGATCCAGATCCCCGAACGGCTCGGCGGCAAGGTGATCGAAGCCAAGGGGCTGACCAAGGCTTACGGCGACAAATTGCTGTTCGAGAACCTCGATTTCATGCTCCCGCCGGGCGGCATCGTCGGCGTGATCGGGCCGAACGGCGCGGGCAAATCGACGCTGTTCAAGCTCATCACCGGGCAGGAGCAGCCCGACGGCGGCACGATCGACGTCGGCCAGACCGTGAAACTCGGCTATGTCGATCAGAGCCGCGACGATCTCGATCCTAATAAGAACGTGTGGGAGGAGATTTCGGACGGCCTCGATATCTTCCGCTTCGGCAAGCAGGAGCTGGGCACGCGCGCCTATGTTGGCGCGTTCAACTTCCGTGGACCGGATCAGCAGAAGAAGGTCGGCCAGCTTTCCGGCGGTGAGCGCAACCGCGTCCATATGGCGAAGATGCTGAAGGAGGGCGGCAACGTCCTGCTGCTCGACGAACCGACCAACGACCTCGACGTCGAGACGCTGCGCGCGCTTGAAGAGGCGCTGGAGAGCTTCGCGGGCTGCGCCGTGGTGATCAGCCACGATCGCTTCTTCCTCGATCGCCTCTGCACCCACATCCTCGCGTTCGAGGGCGACAGCCACGTCGAATGGTTCGAGGGCAATTTCGAAAGCTACGAAGAAGACAAGCGCCGCCGCATGGGCGATGCCGCCGACCGCCCGACGCGGCTGGCGTACAAGAAGCTCACGCGCTGA
- a CDS encoding M20/M25/M40 family metallo-hydrolase, with the protein MRFVALGVLMASTMAMPAFAGVRDYRVANEHKILGEFVDLLAIPNVASDTPNIRRNAQALMEMMAKRGLAPRLLEGADPKVPPVVYGEWKVPGAKKTIVLYAHYDGQPTVPAKWTASPPWQPTLRTRSMEAGGTVLPMPAAGEKIDPEWRLYARSTSDDKLGVIALLTAVDALKADKRLPAMNVKIVFEGEEEAGSPHLGDILARNKALLASDGWVIFDGPVHQSGRRQVVFGVRGVTGVDLTVYGARRPLHSGHYGNWSPNPAMMLSRLLASMKDDKGHVLVKGFYDDDAPVGAAERAAIAAAPDSDKAVMKDLGIAASEGGDALLDSLMRTSLNVDGLMSADVGANARNVIPATASATIDMRLAKGADDLRQVNKVIAHIAAQGFHVTDAEPTDEERARYPAIVRVNRRDGGYNAVRTPMDAPIGQAIVYALGALDGQPAVALPTSGGSLPLFMIEQNFGVPLISVGSANYDNNQHAEDENVRIQNLWNAIETAAAIMTMKM; encoded by the coding sequence ATGCGGTTTGTGGCCTTGGGCGTGTTGATGGCGTCCACCATGGCGATGCCGGCTTTTGCCGGAGTGCGTGATTACCGCGTCGCGAACGAGCACAAGATTCTTGGCGAGTTCGTCGATCTCCTCGCGATCCCCAACGTGGCGTCGGACACTCCCAATATCCGTCGCAACGCACAGGCGCTGATGGAGATGATGGCGAAGCGGGGCCTCGCGCCCCGCCTTTTGGAGGGCGCCGATCCCAAGGTGCCGCCGGTCGTTTATGGCGAATGGAAGGTGCCGGGCGCGAAGAAGACGATCGTGCTCTACGCCCACTATGACGGGCAGCCGACCGTGCCCGCGAAATGGACCGCGTCCCCGCCGTGGCAGCCGACGCTGCGCACGCGTTCCATGGAAGCGGGCGGCACCGTCCTGCCGATGCCCGCCGCGGGAGAGAAGATCGATCCCGAATGGCGGCTCTACGCGCGCTCCACCTCCGATGATAAACTCGGGGTGATCGCGCTGCTCACCGCGGTCGATGCGCTGAAGGCGGACAAGCGGCTGCCCGCGATGAACGTCAAGATCGTGTTCGAGGGCGAGGAAGAGGCCGGATCACCGCATCTTGGCGATATCCTCGCGCGCAACAAGGCGCTGCTCGCGTCAGATGGCTGGGTGATCTTCGACGGGCCGGTTCATCAATCCGGGCGGCGCCAGGTGGTGTTCGGCGTGCGCGGCGTGACCGGCGTGGACCTGACCGTCTATGGCGCGCGCCGTCCGCTGCACAGCGGCCATTACGGCAATTGGTCTCCCAATCCGGCGATGATGCTCTCCCGCCTGCTCGCGTCGATGAAGGACGACAAAGGGCATGTGCTGGTAAAGGGCTTTTACGATGACGACGCGCCGGTCGGCGCGGCGGAACGAGCGGCGATCGCCGCCGCGCCGGATTCGGACAAGGCGGTGATGAAGGATCTGGGCATCGCCGCGTCAGAAGGAGGCGATGCGCTGCTCGACAGCCTGATGCGCACGTCGCTCAATGTCGACGGGCTGATGAGTGCCGATGTCGGCGCGAACGCCCGCAATGTAATCCCCGCCACTGCCTCCGCGACGATCGACATGCGGCTGGCCAAGGGCGCCGACGACCTGCGCCAGGTGAACAAAGTTATCGCGCATATCGCCGCTCAGGGCTTCCATGTGACCGACGCGGAACCGACCGACGAGGAGCGCGCGCGCTACCCCGCCATCGTGCGCGTCAACCGTCGCGATGGCGGCTATAACGCGGTGCGCACGCCGATGGACGCGCCGATCGGTCAGGCGATCGTTTACGCGCTGGGCGCGCTGGACGGTCAACCGGCGGTGGCCCTCCCGACATCTGGGGGCAGCCTGCCACTATTCATGATCGAGCAGAATTTCGGTGTTCCGCTGATTTCCGTCGGCTCGGCGAATTACGACAATAATCAACATGCCGAGGACGAGAATGTCCGCATCCAGAACCTCTGGAACGCGATCGAGACCGCGGCCGCGATCATGACGATGAAGATGTAA